One segment of Tepidisphaeraceae bacterium DNA contains the following:
- a CDS encoding IS5/IS1182 family transposase produces MARKPYPSDVSDEEWDFVVAYLTLMTHDAPQR; encoded by the coding sequence ATGGCAAGGAAGCCTTACCCCAGCGACGTCTCGGATGAAGAGTGGGATTTTGTGGTCGCATACCTCACGCTGATGACCCACGATGCTCCGCAGCG